In Denticeps clupeoides chromosome 1, fDenClu1.1, whole genome shotgun sequence, a single window of DNA contains:
- the exoc3l4 gene encoding exocyst complex component 3-like protein 4, protein MAAKGAKETGLDNVEDSGSASPSKMDRADNNRPPAKGISKARNKGLMQSFKHSIKKRVDMKNPPIPRDTVRLRRSISDEGTCGDNLDNTPTKTSPASPSLSVDSPMYGQSGINPVNSKIPLTRTQSDSVAGRLGKRGSAIRRSLGLGSKKEKSSKPDPLQAVRETVPPTDERSEETACHRSNVSESYTLPEIPATALSVMQINGLIESEMLEEAYLNLLSLRQEFRHDLEALEDKDLPVELGRKEKDLNMLYRTMMDKLSKIVQRSCTVPSHNNELLIQVAHIIQEEERRDGEPGGVAGWRDAWRDAVRDGMGEALDRVPLQTVQQNSSWLAVHLGQLGKTILGDLEKVKTELQDSYPPSFNVFETYVTSCHDAVGGHLKTLLGQVTELKDFYALLDFITNQYSSENIMGSSSLKPEMTEKWTSLNLEDGFLEQIRRRYCQCLQENMSKTLTNVIKLESNEMWNEMKKPNIDNDLYESHIHLDIWTNIKGFFVNSKKIDGDLEQSVVQICLEQLQQFLRRFESAFTQWSSSLQDPSLKTEYYITYINCFSTLKEHIEEHMTGYEKHPEQAAQLGKEMNSLVLRLRQTLLEFFLSLVKPYLNQMMTRKWLSVDEDFKELMSRTKSLSKCTKYMRPSHAELFVNDVHYHVVKEYISQLMKNKYNCKNSKHEKAAEKIREQWTEIKDLFQEMKSTSVWLNPLGYHLSKLIGQKNKREIKTHLLPLVKDYPDISKKHLAAVLYFRGITRGRERQLILEQLSEVKRKFENYGNQQHSLFNDMPAAANTDCLAELPFSCFSHFLPSR, encoded by the exons ATGGCTGCGAAAGGAGCAAAAGAAACTGGACTGGACAATGTGGAGGATTCAGGCTCAGCTTCGCCTTCCAAAATGGACAGGGCGGACAACAACCGGCCTCCAGCCAAAGGGATAAGCAAGGCAAGGAACAAGGGACTCATGCAGTCCTTTAAGCACTCCATAAAGAAAAGAGTGGACATGAAAAATCCACCCATACCGCGGGACACGGTACGTCTGCGGAGGTCCATTTCAGATGAGGGAACCTGTGGTGACAATCTCGACAACACCCCAACAAAAACTTCTCCTGCTTCTCCAA GTTTGAGTGTGGACTCTCCTATGTATGGTCAAAGTGGCATAAACCCAGTGAACTCAAAAATACCTCTTACCAGAACCCAGTCAG ATTCGGTGGCCGGCCGCCTGGGGAAGAGGGGTTCGGCTATCAGACGTAGTCTGGGTCTGGGAAGTAAAAAAGAGAAGAGCTCAAAACCAGATCCACTGCAGGCCGTCCGTGAAACTGTCCCCCCTACAGACGAGCGGTCTGAGGAGACCGCATGTCACAGGTCAAATGTCAGCGAATCTTACACCCTTCCTGAGATACCTGCCACAGCCCTCTCTG TGATGCAGATCAATGGGCTGATTGAATCGGAGATGCTGGAGGAGGCTTACCTCAACCTGCTGTCCCTGCGACAAGAGTTCAGACACGATCTGGAAGCCTTGGAGGACAAGGACTTGCCAGTGGAACTAGGCCGCAAAGAGAAGGACCTCAACATGCTCTACAGAACCATGATGGACAAGCTGTCTAAAATTGTCCAACGGTCATGCACTGTGCCATCGCACAACAATGAGCTTCTCATTCAGGTAGCTCACATCATCCAGGAGGAGGAGCGGCGAGATGGTGAGCCAGGGGGGGTGGCAGGGTGGAGGGACGCTTGGAGGGATGCAGTCCGAGATGGAATGGGCGAAGCGCTGGACAGGGTTCCTTTGCAGACAGTGCAGCAGAATTCATCTTGGTTGGCAGTTCACTTGGGCCAGCTGGGAAAGACCATTCTGGGAGATCTGGAGAAAGTGAAGACAGAGCTCCAGGATTCATACCCACCTAGTTTCAATGTGTTTGAGACTTATGTGACAAGCTGCCATGATGCAGTTGGAGGGCATCTGAAGACGCTCCTGGGGCAGGTGACCGAATTAAAAGACTTCTATGCTCTGCTGGACTTCATCACCAACCAATACAGCAG TGAAAATATAATGGGAAGTTCTTCTCTAAAACCGGAGATGACGGAGAAGTGGACGTCCCTGAACCTGGAGGATGGCTTTCTGGAGCAAATTAGGAGAAGATACTGTCAGTGCCTACAA GAAAATATGAGCAAAACCTTAACTAATGTTATAAAGCTGGAATCTAATGAAATGTGGAACGAGATGAAAAAGCCAAATATTGATAACGACCTTTATGAATCTCACATCCATTTGGACATCTGGACG AATATCAAAGGATTCTTTGTTAACTCCAAGAAGATTGATGGTGACCTTGAACAGAGTGTTGTGCAAATCTGTTTGGAACAACTACAGCAGTTCCTCAGAAG GTTTGAGTCTGCGTTTACCCAGTGGAGCAGCAGTCTCCAGGACCCATCTCTGAAGACTGAATACTACATCACCTACATCAACTGTTTCAGCACCCTAAA GGAGCACATTGAGGAACACATGACCGGCTATGAGAAACATCCAGAGCAGGCTGCCCAGCTGGGCAAGGAGATGAACAGTCTGGTATTAAGACTGAGACAGACTTTGCTAGAATTTTTCCTTTCCCTTGTCAAG CCGTATCTAAACCAAATGATGACAAGGAAGTGGCTGAGTGTGGATGAGGACTTTAAAGAGCTGATGAGCAGAACGAAGAGCTTGTCTAAATGTACCAAATACATGAGGCCTTCCCATGCAGAG TTATTTGTGAATGATGTGCACTACCATGTAGTGAAGGAGTACATCTCTCAgctgatgaaaaataaatacaactgCAAAAACAGTAAACATGAAAAAGCAGCCGAAAAGATAAGGGAGCAGTGGACAGAAATCAAGGATCTTTTCCAAGAAATG AAGTCAACATCAGTCTGGCTCAACCCCTTGGGTTACCACCTCAGCAAGCTAATTGGGCAGAAAAACAAGCGAGAGATAAAGACCCACCTCCTACCACTGGTGAAAGATTACCCAGATATCAG TAAGAAGCATCTCGCAGCAGTGCTGTATTTCCGGGGAATAACGCGAGGCCGAGAGAGGCAGCTCATTCTGGAGCAACTGTCTGAAGTCAAGAGGAAATTCGAGAATTATGGGAACCAGCAACACTCTCTTTTTAATGACATGCCAGCCGCTGCAAACACAGACTGCCTCGCAGAGCTCCCGTTTTCCTGCTTTTCTCATTTCCTTCCCAGCAGATAA